In Mycobacterium tuberculosis H37Rv, a single window of DNA contains:
- the mce1F gene encoding Mce family protein Mce1F has product MLTRFIRRQLILFAIVSVVAIVVLGWYYLRIPSLVGIGQYTLKADLPASGGLYPTANVTYRGITIGKVTAVEPTDQGARVTMSIASNYKIPVDASANVHSVSAVGEQYIDLVSTGAPGKYFSSGQTITKGTVPSEIGPALDNSNRGLAALPTEKIGLLLDETAQAVGGLGPALQRLVDSTQAIVGDFKTNIGDVNDIIENSGPILDSQVNTGDQIERWARKLNNLAAQTATRDQNVRSILSQAAPTADEVNAVFSGVRDSLPQTLANLEVVFDMLKRYHAGVEQLLVFLPQGAAIAQTVLTPTPGAAQLPLAPAINYPPPCLTGFLPASEWRSPADTSPRPLPSGTYCKIPQDAQLQVRGARNIPCVDVLGKRAATPKECRSKDPYVPLGTNPWFGDPNQILTCPAPGARCDQPVKPGLVIPAPSINTGLNPAPADQVQGTPPPVSDPLQRPGSGTVQCNGQQPNPCVYTPTSGPSAVYSPASGELVGPDGVKYAVANSSTTGDDGWKEMLAPAS; this is encoded by the coding sequence GTGCTGACTCGCTTCATCCGACGCCAGTTGATCCTTTTTGCGATCGTCTCCGTAGTCGCAATCGTCGTATTGGGCTGGTACTACCTGCGAATTCCGAGTCTGGTGGGTATCGGGCAGTACACCTTGAAGGCCGACTTGCCCGCATCGGGTGGCCTGTATCCGACGGCCAATGTGACCTACCGCGGTATCACCATTGGCAAGGTTACTGCCGTCGAGCCCACCGACCAGGGCGCACGAGTGACGATGAGCATCGCCAGCAACTACAAAATCCCCGTCGATGCCTCGGCGAACGTGCATTCGGTGTCAGCGGTGGGCGAGCAGTACATCGACCTGGTGTCCACCGGTGCTCCGGGTAAATACTTCTCCTCCGGACAGACCATCACCAAGGGCACCGTTCCCAGTGAGATCGGGCCGGCGCTGGACAATTCCAATCGCGGGTTGGCCGCATTGCCCACGGAGAAGATCGGCTTGCTGCTCGACGAGACCGCGCAAGCGGTGGGTGGGCTGGGACCCGCGTTGCAACGGTTGGTCGATTCCACTCAAGCGATCGTCGGTGACTTCAAAACCAACATTGGCGACGTCAACGACATCATCGAGAACTCCGGGCCGATTTTGGACAGCCAGGTCAACACGGGTGATCAGATCGAGCGCTGGGCGCGCAAATTGAACAATCTGGCCGCACAGACCGCGACCAGGGATCAGAACGTGCGAAGCATCCTGTCCCAGGCGGCCCCCACCGCCGATGAGGTTAACGCGGTATTCAGCGGTGTTCGCGATTCGCTGCCACAGACCCTGGCCAATCTTGAGGTTGTGTTCGATATGCTCAAGCGCTACCACGCCGGCGTGGAGCAATTGTTGGTGTTCCTCCCACAGGGTGCCGCGATCGCACAGACCGTACTCACGCCAACTCCGGGTGCTGCCCAGCTGCCGCTCGCGCCGGCGATCAACTATCCGCCGCCGTGCTTGACGGGTTTTCTTCCTGCATCGGAGTGGCGGTCTCCGGCCGATACCAGTCCCAGGCCGTTGCCGTCGGGAACCTATTGCAAGATTCCCCAGGATGCCCAGCTGCAAGTCCGGGGGGCGCGCAACATTCCCTGTGTCGATGTCCTGGGCAAACGAGCGGCGACGCCGAAGGAGTGCCGCAGTAAGGACCCGTACGTTCCGCTGGGTACCAACCCGTGGTTTGGTGATCCGAACCAGATTCTCACCTGCCCGGCACCTGGAGCGCGCTGCGATCAGCCGGTGAAGCCCGGGTTGGTGATTCCGGCGCCCTCGATCAACACCGGTTTGAATCCGGCGCCCGCCGATCAGGTGCAAGGAACGCCCCCGCCGGTCAGTGACCCGTTGCAAAGACCGGGTTCGGGTACTGTGCAGTGCAACGGGCAGCAGCCTAACCCGTGCGTCTACACTCCAACATCGGGCCCGTCGGCGGTCT